A single Streptomyces mirabilis DNA region contains:
- a CDS encoding inositol monophosphatase family protein, translated as MIEPLHTELLQLAHDAARRAGELLRDGRPADLTVAATKSSPIDVVTEMDIAAEKLITDLISQHRPRDGFLGEEGASSEGTSGIRWVVDPLDGTVNYLYGLPTWAVSIAAEQNGETVVGVVAAPMRGETYSAVRGRGARATGAWVGERRLACRPSPPLDQALVSTGFNYVTEVKVHQAEVAHRLIPLLRDIRRSGSAAVDLCDVAAGRLDGYYERGLHPWDLAAGDLIAREAGALTGGRPGERPAGDLAVAASPGVFEPLQRLLEEFGAWHD; from the coding sequence TTGATCGAGCCCCTGCACACCGAACTGCTCCAGCTCGCCCACGACGCCGCCCGCCGCGCCGGTGAGCTGCTGCGGGACGGCCGCCCGGCGGACCTCACGGTCGCCGCCACCAAGTCCAGCCCGATCGACGTCGTCACCGAGATGGACATCGCCGCCGAGAAGCTGATCACCGACCTGATCTCCCAGCACCGCCCCCGCGACGGCTTCCTCGGCGAGGAGGGCGCCTCCAGCGAGGGCACCAGCGGCATCCGCTGGGTCGTCGACCCGCTCGACGGCACGGTGAACTACCTCTACGGACTGCCGACCTGGGCGGTGTCCATCGCGGCCGAACAGAACGGCGAGACCGTCGTCGGGGTCGTCGCGGCACCGATGCGCGGCGAGACCTACAGCGCCGTGCGCGGCCGGGGCGCCCGGGCCACCGGGGCCTGGGTCGGCGAGCGCCGGCTGGCCTGCCGCCCGTCGCCGCCCCTGGACCAGGCCCTGGTCTCGACCGGCTTCAACTACGTGACCGAGGTCAAGGTCCACCAGGCCGAGGTCGCCCACCGGCTGATCCCCCTGCTGCGTGACATCCGGCGCAGCGGTTCGGCGGCCGTCGACCTGTGCGACGTCGCCGCGGGCCGCCTCGACGGCTACTACGAGCGCGGTCTGCACCCCTGGGACCTCGCGGCCGGCGACCTGATCGCCCGTGAGGCGGGCGCCCTGACCGGTGGACGCCCCGGAGAGCGCCCCGCGGGCGATCTGGCGGTCGCGGCCTCCCCGGGCGTCTTCGAGCCCCTCCAGCGGCTTCTGGAGGAGTTCGGCGCCTGGCACGACTGA
- the sepH gene encoding septation protein SepH produces the protein MPELRVVAVSNDGTRLVLKAADSTEYTLPIDERLRAAVRGDRPRLGQIEIEVESHLRPRDIQARIRAGASAEEVAQLAGIPVDRVRRFEGPVLAERAFMAERARKTPVRRPGENAGPQLGEAVQERLLIRGAEKDTVQWDSWRRDDGTWEVLLVYRVAGEPHSASWTYDPPRRLVQAVDDEARSLIGESDDLAAPEPSFPFVPRIARLPRDRPLDRALDRQMERPSLPGPSPEPVEESVSDRDSLTSLLEAVPSFRGDMVVPERPATTELPATEEPPTEPEAEEPPAPAASAGAGSAYADVLMPRSVGSHRDRLVGATDRQAEADGVRPGRRAAVPSWDEIVFGTRRKKQD, from the coding sequence ATGCCCGAACTGCGTGTCGTGGCCGTCTCTAACGACGGCACACGGCTGGTGCTGAAGGCTGCGGACAGCACGGAGTACACGCTTCCGATTGACGAGCGTCTGCGCGCCGCTGTTCGCGGCGACCGTCCCCGCCTCGGCCAGATCGAGATCGAGGTGGAGAGTCATCTCCGCCCCCGAGACATCCAGGCGCGGATACGTGCCGGCGCCTCCGCGGAGGAAGTCGCCCAGCTCGCGGGAATCCCCGTCGACCGGGTGCGTCGCTTCGAGGGCCCCGTGCTCGCCGAGCGTGCCTTCATGGCCGAGCGTGCCCGGAAGACTCCTGTCCGTCGCCCCGGTGAGAACGCCGGACCCCAGCTCGGTGAGGCCGTTCAGGAACGGCTGCTGATCCGGGGTGCCGAGAAGGACACCGTCCAGTGGGACTCATGGCGTCGTGACGACGGCACGTGGGAAGTGCTGTTGGTCTACCGGGTCGCGGGCGAGCCGCACTCGGCGAGCTGGACGTACGACCCGCCCCGGCGGCTCGTCCAGGCCGTCGATGACGAGGCACGCTCGCTGATCGGCGAGTCCGACGACCTCGCGGCGCCCGAGCCGAGCTTCCCGTTCGTCCCGCGTATCGCACGGCTGCCGCGCGACCGCCCGCTGGACCGCGCCCTGGACCGGCAGATGGAGCGCCCGAGCCTGCCCGGGCCCTCCCCCGAGCCGGTCGAGGAGAGCGTGAGCGACCGCGACTCGCTCACCAGCCTCCTGGAAGCGGTGCCCAGCTTCCGGGGCGACATGGTGGTGCCCGAGCGGCCCGCCACCACGGAGCTCCCGGCGACGGAGGAGCCGCCCACCGAGCCCGAGGCGGAGGAGCCCCCGGCCCCCGCGGCCTCGGCCGGTGCCGGTTCCGCCTACGCGGACGTGCTCATGCCCCGCTCGGTCGGCAGCCACCGCGACCGTCTCGTCGGCGCGACCGACCGCCAGGCCGAGGCCGACGGCGTCCGACCGGGCCGCAGAGCGGCGGTCCCGAGCTGGGACGAGATCGTCTTCGGGACGCGACGGAAGAAGCAGGACTAG
- a CDS encoding DUF3093 domain-containing protein has protein sequence MQLSASPYEERLTAPRSWWAICFLVGIAMALVFLPFGTLPLLGALVGGTAVSAVVASAYGSIRIRVVGDSLIAGEAKIPVAALGDAEIMDQEEARAWRTYKADPRAFMLLRAYIPTALRVQVTDPADPTPYLYLSTREPERLIAALEAARAAA, from the coding sequence ATGCAGCTCTCCGCCTCCCCGTACGAAGAACGCCTCACCGCCCCCCGCAGCTGGTGGGCGATCTGCTTCCTTGTCGGGATAGCGATGGCCCTGGTCTTCCTCCCCTTCGGCACGCTGCCGCTGCTGGGCGCGCTGGTCGGCGGCACCGCGGTCTCGGCTGTCGTGGCGAGCGCGTACGGGTCGATCCGCATCCGGGTCGTCGGTGACTCCCTGATCGCGGGCGAGGCGAAGATCCCGGTCGCGGCCCTGGGCGACGCGGAGATCATGGACCAGGAGGAGGCGCGCGCCTGGCGCACGTACAAGGCGGACCCGCGCGCCTTCATGCTCCTGCGGGCGTACATCCCCACGGCCCTCCGCGTCCAGGTCACCGACCCGGCCGACCCCACGCCGTACCTGTACCTGTCGACGAGGGAGCCGGAGCGCCTGATCGCGGCGCTCGAGGCGGCTCGGGCCGCGGCGTAG
- a CDS encoding sensor histidine kinase, producing the protein MATTPAPPTAPPKPTWDPRRAEPPFPWLRPTIRIRLTLLYGGMFLIAGIMLLSIIYLLAAQALNTGAEPLFKIVSGTAIKVSSDNCPAVQAGNLSLDEFNVAISNCIDHQRQTALDDLLSRSLLALLGLAIIAFAFGYAMAGRVLSPLGRITRTARAVAGSDLSRRIELDGPDDELKELADTFDDMLERLQRAFTAQQRFVGNASHELRTPLAINRTLLEVHLSDPGAPVELQQLGKTLLATNERSEQLVEGLLLLARSDNQIVERKPVDLAEVATQAVDQVHAEAAAKGVAIRGERAAAVVQGNGVLLERIALNLVQNAVRYNVPEDGWVEVTTQVQHGQAVLVVTNTGPVVPAYEIDNLFEPFRRLRTERTGSDKGVGLGLSIARSVARAHGGHIAAEPREGGGLVMRVTLPI; encoded by the coding sequence GTGGCCACGACTCCCGCGCCCCCCACGGCGCCTCCGAAGCCCACGTGGGACCCCAGGAGGGCGGAGCCCCCGTTCCCCTGGCTGCGCCCGACGATCCGCATACGGCTCACGCTGCTGTACGGCGGCATGTTCCTGATCGCCGGCATCATGCTGCTGTCGATCATCTATTTGCTCGCGGCGCAGGCGCTGAACACGGGTGCCGAGCCGCTCTTCAAGATCGTCAGCGGTACGGCGATCAAGGTGAGCAGCGACAACTGCCCCGCCGTCCAGGCGGGCAACCTGTCACTCGACGAGTTCAACGTCGCGATCAGCAACTGCATCGACCACCAGCGTCAGACGGCCCTGGACGACCTGCTCAGCCGCTCCCTGCTCGCCCTGCTCGGCCTCGCGATCATCGCCTTCGCCTTCGGCTACGCGATGGCAGGCCGCGTCCTGTCGCCGCTCGGCCGGATCACCCGCACCGCGCGCGCGGTGGCGGGTTCGGACCTGTCCCGGCGGATCGAGCTGGACGGCCCCGACGACGAGCTGAAGGAGCTGGCGGACACCTTCGACGACATGCTGGAGCGGCTGCAGCGGGCCTTCACCGCCCAGCAGCGGTTCGTCGGCAACGCCTCGCACGAACTGCGCACCCCGCTCGCGATCAACCGCACGCTCCTCGAAGTACACCTGTCCGACCCTGGAGCCCCGGTGGAGCTCCAGCAGCTGGGCAAGACACTGCTCGCGACCAACGAGCGCAGCGAGCAGCTCGTCGAGGGCCTGCTGCTGCTCGCCCGCAGCGACAACCAGATCGTCGAGCGCAAGCCCGTGGACCTCGCCGAGGTCGCCACACAGGCCGTCGACCAGGTGCACGCCGAGGCCGCGGCCAAGGGGGTGGCGATCCGAGGGGAGCGCGCCGCGGCGGTCGTCCAGGGCAACGGCGTCCTGCTGGAGCGGATCGCCCTGAACCTCGTCCAGAACGCGGTGCGGTACAACGTGCCGGAGGACGGCTGGGTCGAGGTCACGACGCAGGTCCAGCACGGGCAGGCGGTACTGGTGGTCACGAACACGGGTCCGGTGGTTCCCGCGTACGAGATCGACAATCTTTTTGAGCCTTTCCGGCGGCTGCGCACGGAGCGCACGGGCAGCGACAAGGGCGTGGGTCTAGGCCTTTCCATCGCCCGGTCGGTGGCCCGCGCACACGGGGGCCATATCGCGGCAGAGCCGCGCGAGGGGGGTGGACTCGTGATGCGCGTCACCCTGCCTATCTGA
- a CDS encoding ferrochelatase encodes MPDVLDATPYDALLLLSFGGPEGPDDVVPFLENVTRGRGIPKERLKEVGRHYFLFGGVSPINGQNRALLDALRKDFADHGLDLPVYWGNRNWAPYLTDTLREMIADGRRRVLVLATSAYASYSGCRQYREDLAGALATLEAEGLELPKIDKLRHYFNHPGFVEPMIEGVLKSLAELPEDVRAGAHLAFTTHSIPTAAADTSGPAEDHGDGGAYVRQHLDVAKLIADAVREQTGIEHPWQLVYQSRSGAPHIPWLEPDICDHLEELHGAGVPAVVMAPIGFVSDHMEVLYDLDTEATAKAEELGLPVRRSATVGADPRFAAAIRGLVLERAATENGSQVTPCALGALGASHGLCPVGCCPARAPKPAAAGADSPYA; translated from the coding sequence ATGCCAGATGTGCTCGATGCCACCCCCTACGACGCCCTGCTCCTGCTCTCGTTCGGCGGCCCCGAAGGCCCGGACGACGTGGTTCCGTTCCTGGAGAACGTGACGCGGGGGAGAGGCATCCCCAAGGAACGGCTGAAGGAAGTGGGGCGGCACTACTTCCTGTTCGGCGGGGTCAGCCCGATCAACGGCCAGAACCGTGCCCTGCTCGACGCCCTCCGCAAGGACTTCGCGGACCACGGCCTGGACCTGCCCGTCTACTGGGGCAACCGCAACTGGGCGCCGTACCTCACCGACACCCTGCGCGAGATGATCGCCGACGGCCGCCGCCGTGTCCTCGTCCTCGCCACCAGCGCGTACGCCTCGTACTCGGGCTGCCGGCAGTACCGCGAGGACCTCGCCGGCGCCCTGGCGACCCTGGAGGCCGAGGGACTGGAGCTGCCGAAGATCGACAAGCTGCGGCACTACTTCAACCACCCCGGCTTCGTGGAGCCCATGATCGAGGGCGTCCTGAAGTCCCTCGCCGAGCTCCCCGAGGACGTACGGGCGGGCGCGCACCTCGCCTTCACCACGCACTCCATCCCCACCGCGGCCGCCGACACCTCCGGCCCGGCCGAGGACCACGGCGACGGCGGCGCCTACGTCAGGCAGCACCTGGACGTGGCGAAGCTGATCGCGGACGCCGTGCGCGAGCAGACCGGGATCGAGCACCCCTGGCAGCTCGTGTACCAGTCGCGCTCCGGAGCCCCGCACATCCCGTGGCTCGAGCCCGACATCTGCGACCACCTGGAGGAGCTCCACGGGGCCGGGGTCCCGGCCGTCGTGATGGCCCCCATCGGGTTCGTCTCGGACCACATGGAGGTGCTGTACGACCTCGACACGGAGGCGACGGCCAAGGCGGAGGAGCTGGGGCTGCCCGTGCGCCGCTCGGCCACCGTGGGCGCCGACCCCCGCTTCGCCGCGGCGATCCGCGGCCTCGTCCTGGAGCGCGCCGCGACAGAGAACGGGTCGCAGGTGACACCCTGCGCCCTGGGCGCGCTCGGCGCGAGCCACGGCCTGTGCCCTGTGGGCTGCTGCCCGGCCCGCGCCCCCAAGCCCGCCGCCGCGGGCGCCGACAGCCCGTACGCCTGA
- a CDS encoding MFS transporter — protein sequence MPSPYRALFAAPGSKGFSAAGFLGRMPLSMMGIGVVTMISQLTGRYGLAGALSATMALAAAVMGPQVSRMVDRHGQRRVLRPVTLFALAAAAGLLLAAHFEWPDWVLFLCAAGIGCVPSIGAMIRSRWAALYGGTPQLHTAYSFESVVDEICFIFGPIISIGLSTVWFPEAGPLLAACFLAAGVFWLTSQRATEPVPHPREHHSSGSALRAAGLQVLVATFVATGAIFGAVDVVTVAFAEEQGHKGAASVVLALYAAGSCAAGAVFGLLHFKGAPERRWLLGICAMAVSMIPLLLVGNLPFLAVALFVAGLSIAPTMITTMSLIEQHVPRAKLTEGMTWVSTGLAVGVALGSSVAGWVIDTAGAKAGYGVPAVSGAVAVAVGFLGYRRLSRPVPQREGTHEHHTEREERHVA from the coding sequence GTGCCCAGCCCGTACCGCGCCCTGTTCGCCGCCCCCGGCTCCAAGGGCTTCTCCGCCGCGGGCTTCCTCGGCCGGATGCCGCTGTCGATGATGGGCATCGGCGTGGTGACGATGATCTCCCAGCTCACCGGGCGGTACGGGCTCGCGGGCGCGCTGTCGGCGACCATGGCGCTCGCGGCCGCGGTGATGGGCCCGCAGGTCTCCCGGATGGTGGACCGGCACGGCCAGCGGCGGGTGCTGCGCCCCGTCACCCTGTTCGCGCTCGCGGCGGCCGCCGGGCTGCTGCTGGCCGCGCACTTCGAGTGGCCGGACTGGGTGCTGTTCCTCTGCGCGGCCGGGATCGGCTGCGTCCCGAGCATCGGCGCGATGATCCGGTCCCGCTGGGCGGCTCTCTACGGGGGCACCCCGCAGTTGCACACCGCGTACTCCTTCGAGTCCGTGGTGGACGAGATCTGCTTCATCTTCGGGCCGATCATCTCCATCGGCCTGTCCACGGTGTGGTTCCCGGAGGCCGGCCCCCTGCTCGCCGCCTGCTTCCTGGCGGCGGGCGTCTTCTGGTTGACCTCCCAGCGCGCGACCGAGCCCGTGCCGCACCCGCGTGAGCACCACAGCAGCGGTTCGGCGCTGCGCGCGGCCGGACTCCAGGTCCTGGTGGCCACGTTCGTGGCGACCGGAGCGATCTTCGGGGCCGTGGACGTGGTCACCGTGGCCTTCGCGGAGGAGCAGGGCCACAAGGGTGCCGCGAGCGTGGTTCTGGCCCTGTATGCGGCGGGTTCCTGCGCGGCGGGAGCCGTGTTCGGACTGCTGCACTTCAAGGGGGCGCCCGAACGTCGGTGGCTGCTGGGCATATGCGCCATGGCCGTGAGTATGATCCCCCTGCTACTGGTCGGAAACTTGCCGTTTCTGGCCGTGGCGCTGTTCGTTGCGGGCCTGTCCATCGCTCCCACGATGATCACGACGATGTCCCTCATCGAACAGCACGTACCACGCGCGAAACTGACCGAGGGCATGACCTGGGTGAGCACCGGACTCGCGGTCGGGGTCGCGCTCGGCTCCTCCGTGGCCGGCTGGGTGATCGACACCGCCGGTGCGAAGGCCGGGTACGGGGTTCCGGCGGTGTCCGGAGCCGTCGCGGTCGCGGTCGGATTCCTCGGGTATCGCCGGCTCAGCAGGCCGGTTCCGCAGCGGGAGGGGACCCATGAGCACCACACTGAGCGGGAAGAGCGGCACGTGGCGTAA
- a CDS encoding VOC family protein, whose protein sequence is MTEARESAGPNGTTNARHAPGVPCWVSLMVHGMATTQEFYGELFGWEFQPGPRQLGPYARALLDGHEVAGIGQMPPDRHLPIAWTPYFASADVNHTAESVRHCGGTVGVGPLDAGEAGRLLIASDPTGAVFGVWQAAAHLGTALHGVHGTPAWIELVTRDTESVVKFYQGVFGHEPEPVVSADFDYMTLHIDGRPVAGVHGVGHGLPRDRGPHWLTYFEVSDVDEAVAQATDLGGHLLKAAHDSPYGRVATVADPEGAVFSVIRTER, encoded by the coding sequence ATGACCGAGGCACGGGAGTCGGCCGGCCCGAACGGCACCACGAACGCTCGGCACGCACCCGGCGTGCCCTGCTGGGTGAGCCTGATGGTGCACGGGATGGCCACGACCCAGGAGTTCTACGGAGAGCTGTTCGGCTGGGAGTTCCAGCCGGGCCCGCGGCAGCTCGGCCCGTATGCGCGGGCCCTGCTCGACGGCCACGAGGTGGCGGGAATCGGACAGATGCCACCCGACCGGCATCTGCCGATCGCCTGGACGCCGTATTTCGCCTCGGCGGACGTGAACCACACCGCCGAGTCGGTACGGCACTGCGGCGGCACCGTGGGCGTGGGTCCCCTGGACGCCGGAGAGGCCGGGCGGCTGCTGATCGCCTCGGACCCCACGGGCGCCGTCTTCGGGGTCTGGCAGGCGGCGGCCCATCTGGGCACGGCGCTCCACGGGGTGCACGGCACCCCCGCCTGGATCGAGTTGGTGACCCGCGACACCGAGAGCGTCGTCAAGTTCTACCAGGGGGTCTTCGGACACGAGCCGGAGCCTGTCGTCTCGGCCGACTTCGACTACATGACCCTGCACATCGACGGCCGCCCGGTGGCCGGCGTGCACGGCGTCGGCCACGGCCTGCCCCGCGACCGCGGCCCGCACTGGCTGACGTACTTCGAGGTCTCGGACGTGGACGAGGCCGTCGCCCAGGCCACCGACCTCGGCGGACACCTTCTCAAGGCGGCCCACGACTCGCCCTACGGGCGGGTGGCCACGGTGGCGGACCCGGAGGGCGCGGTGTTCTCGGTGATCCGCACCGAGCGATGA
- a CDS encoding D-arabinono-1,4-lactone oxidase, translated as MSTTLSGKSGTWRNWAGNVTARPVREVTPASVEELSAAVRKAADDGLRVKAVGTGHSFTAAAATDGVLIRPQLLTGIRNIDREAGTVTVEAGTPLKRLNVALAREGLSLTNMGDIMEQTVSGATSTGTHGTGRDSASIAAQIKGLELVTADGSLLTCSEEKNPDVFAAARVGIGALGIVTAITFSVEPIFLLTAREEPMTFDKVTADFDELFTENEHFEFYWFPHTGNCNTKRNNRSAGPEKPIGQIGGWIEDEFLSNGVFQVANLVGRAAPATIPTIAKISSRALSARTYTDIPYKVFTSPRRVRFVEMEYAVSREALVETLRELKTMVDRSSLRVSFPVEVRTAPADDIALSTASGRESAYIAVHMFRGTPYQAYFTAAERIFTAHEGRPHWGKVHTRDAEYFSKVYPRFGEFTALRDRLDPDRRFGNDYLRRVLGS; from the coding sequence ATGAGCACCACACTGAGCGGGAAGAGCGGCACGTGGCGTAACTGGGCGGGGAACGTCACCGCCCGCCCCGTACGGGAGGTCACCCCCGCTTCGGTCGAGGAGCTCTCCGCGGCCGTACGCAAGGCGGCCGACGACGGTCTGCGGGTCAAGGCCGTCGGCACCGGGCACTCCTTCACTGCGGCCGCCGCGACCGACGGCGTGTTGATCCGCCCTCAACTGTTGACCGGCATCCGCAACATCGACCGCGAGGCCGGGACCGTCACCGTCGAGGCGGGCACCCCGCTCAAGCGTCTCAATGTGGCTCTCGCGCGCGAGGGGCTGTCGCTCACGAACATGGGCGACATCATGGAGCAGACGGTCTCGGGCGCGACCAGCACCGGAACGCACGGCACGGGCCGCGACTCGGCCTCGATCGCCGCGCAGATCAAGGGACTTGAACTGGTCACCGCGGACGGTTCGCTCCTCACCTGTTCCGAGGAGAAGAACCCCGATGTCTTCGCGGCGGCCCGGGTGGGCATCGGCGCCCTGGGGATCGTCACCGCGATCACCTTCTCCGTAGAGCCCATTTTTCTGCTCACGGCTCGCGAGGAGCCGATGACCTTCGACAAGGTCACCGCCGACTTCGACGAACTCTTCACCGAGAACGAGCACTTCGAGTTCTACTGGTTCCCGCACACCGGCAACTGCAACACCAAGCGCAACAACCGCAGCGCCGGCCCCGAGAAGCCGATCGGGCAGATCGGCGGCTGGATCGAGGACGAGTTCCTCTCCAACGGGGTATTCCAGGTGGCCAATCTGGTCGGCCGCGCCGCGCCCGCCACCATCCCGACGATCGCGAAGATCTCCAGCCGCGCGCTGTCCGCGCGGACCTACACCGACATTCCCTACAAGGTCTTCACTTCTCCGCGCCGGGTGCGCTTCGTGGAGATGGAGTACGCCGTTTCGCGCGAGGCGCTCGTCGAGACGCTGCGCGAGCTGAAGACGATGGTCGACCGCTCGTCCCTGCGGGTCAGCTTCCCCGTCGAGGTGCGCACGGCCCCCGCGGACGACATCGCGCTCTCCACGGCGTCCGGCCGGGAGAGCGCCTACATCGCCGTCCACATGTTCAGGGGTACGCCCTATCAGGCGTACTTCACCGCGGCCGAGCGGATCTTCACGGCGCACGAGGGCCGCCCGCACTGGGGCAAGGTGCACACCCGTGACGCGGAGTACTTCTCGAAGGTGTATCCGCGCTTCGGCGAGTTCACGGCGCTGAGGGACCGTCTTGACCCGGATCGGCGCTTTGGGAACGACTACTTGCGTCGGGTGCTGGGCTCGTAG
- a CDS encoding sulfurtransferase, with the protein MNAIISASELASDLAGPNPPVVLDIRWQLSTATAAGAAPFDGRAAYAAGHIPGAVFVDLDAELAGEPGAGGRHPLPDLEVFGEAMRAAGVSADRDVVVYDGGVGWAAARAWWLLGWTGHPSVRVLDGGLVAWSGPVSSEIPEPAPGTFEPAAGARPLLDADGAAALARTGLLLDARAGERYRGEVEPIDPVGGHIPGAVSAPTTENVTETGEFRPSGELAERFKSLGVTGTSEVGVYCGSGVSAAHEVLALAVAGIPAALYVGSWSEWSRDGSRPVAVGPDPQ; encoded by the coding sequence ATGAACGCCATCATCTCCGCATCCGAACTCGCGAGCGACCTGGCGGGACCGAACCCGCCGGTCGTGCTCGACATCCGCTGGCAGCTCTCCACGGCGACGGCCGCCGGGGCCGCCCCCTTCGACGGCCGGGCCGCGTACGCGGCAGGGCACATCCCCGGCGCGGTCTTCGTCGACCTGGATGCCGAACTGGCCGGGGAGCCGGGCGCGGGCGGCCGTCATCCGCTGCCCGACCTGGAGGTCTTCGGCGAGGCGATGCGGGCCGCCGGGGTGTCCGCGGACCGGGATGTCGTCGTGTACGACGGTGGCGTGGGGTGGGCCGCCGCGCGGGCCTGGTGGCTGCTGGGCTGGACGGGTCATCCGTCGGTGCGCGTGCTCGACGGCGGGCTGGTCGCCTGGAGCGGGCCGGTGTCCTCGGAGATCCCCGAGCCCGCCCCCGGAACCTTCGAGCCGGCCGCGGGCGCCCGGCCGCTGCTGGACGCGGACGGGGCCGCCGCGCTCGCCCGCACGGGGCTGCTGCTCGACGCCCGAGCCGGTGAGCGCTATCGGGGCGAGGTCGAGCCGATCGACCCCGTGGGCGGGCACATCCCGGGCGCGGTCTCGGCGCCGACCACGGAGAACGTCACGGAGACCGGCGAGTTCCGGCCATCGGGCGAGCTCGCGGAGCGCTTCAAGTCCCTCGGTGTGACCGGCACTTCGGAGGTCGGCGTCTACTGCGGTTCGGGCGTCTCCGCCGCCCACGAGGTGCTGGCGCTCGCCGTCGCGGGCATCCCGGCCGCGCTGTACGTGGGTTCCTGGTCGGAGTGGTCGCGGGACGGCAGCCGTCCGGTCGCGGTGGGCCCCGACCCTCAGTAA
- a CDS encoding DUF4193 domain-containing protein: MATDYDTPRKTDDDVDSDSLEELKARRNDKSTSSVDVDEFEAAEGLELPGADLSNEELAVRVLPKQQDEFTCMSCFLVHHRSQLAREKNGQPICRDCD; this comes from the coding sequence ATGGCAACGGATTACGACACCCCACGCAAGACCGACGACGACGTCGACTCGGACAGCCTTGAAGAACTGAAGGCTCGCCGGAACGACAAGTCGACGTCGTCGGTCGACGTAGACGAGTTCGAGGCCGCAGAAGGCCTGGAGCTGCCCGGAGCCGACCTCTCGAACGAGGAGCTGGCCGTCCGGGTGCTGCCCAAGCAGCAGGACGAGTTCACTTGCATGAGCTGCTTCCTGGTGCACCACCGCAGCCAGCTGGCCCGCGAGAAGAACGGTCAGCCGATCTGCCGCGACTGCGACTGA
- a CDS encoding thymidine kinase — protein MPELVFFSGTMDCGKSTLALQIEHNRSARGLQGMIFTRDDRAGEGKLSSRLGLVTDAVEVADDQDLYAYLVVHLSQGGRADYVIADEAQFLAPGQIDQLARVVDDLGIDVFAFGITTDFRSKLFPGSQRLVELADRVEVLQVEALCWCGARATHNARTIGGEMVVEGAQVVVGDVNQAEDIGYEVLCRRHHRRRMTAATARAGALSPDVLPIASA, from the coding sequence ATGCCCGAGCTGGTGTTCTTCTCCGGAACGATGGACTGCGGGAAGTCGACGCTGGCTCTCCAGATCGAGCACAACCGCTCGGCCCGGGGCCTGCAGGGCATGATCTTCACGCGCGACGACCGCGCGGGAGAGGGCAAGCTCTCCTCGCGCCTCGGCCTGGTCACGGACGCCGTGGAGGTCGCGGACGACCAGGACCTGTACGCGTACCTCGTCGTCCACCTCTCCCAGGGCGGCCGGGCGGACTACGTGATCGCGGACGAGGCCCAGTTCCTGGCCCCCGGACAGATAGACCAACTGGCCCGGGTGGTCGACGACCTGGGCATCGACGTCTTCGCCTTCGGCATCACCACCGACTTCCGCTCCAAGCTCTTCCCGGGCTCCCAGCGCCTCGTGGAGCTCGCCGACCGGGTCGAGGTCCTCCAGGTCGAGGCCCTGTGCTGGTGTGGCGCCCGCGCCACCCACAACGCCCGCACGATAGGCGGCGAAATGGTCGTCGAGGGCGCCCAGGTGGTCGTCGGCGACGTCAATCAGGCGGAGGACATCGGCTACGAGGTCCTGTGCCGTCGACACCACCGGCGCCGGATGACGGCGGCGACGGCCCGCGCGGGCGCCCTCTCGCCCGACGTACTGCCGATCGCCTCCGCCTGA
- a CDS encoding response regulator transcription factor, whose protein sequence is MRVLVVEDEQLLADAVATGLRREAMAVDVVYDGAAALERIGVNDYDVVVLDRDLPLVHGDDVCRKIVELGMPTRVLMLTASGDVSDRVEGLEIGADDYLPKPFAFSELTARVRALGRRTSVPLPPVLERAGIKLDPNRREVFRDGKEVQLAPKEFAVLEVLLRSEGAVVSAEQLLEKAWDENTDPFTNVVRVTVMTLRRKLGEPPVIVTVPGSGYRI, encoded by the coding sequence GTGCGCGTACTCGTCGTCGAGGACGAGCAGCTGCTCGCCGATGCGGTGGCCACCGGACTGCGCCGGGAGGCCATGGCCGTCGACGTCGTGTACGACGGTGCGGCCGCCCTGGAGCGCATCGGCGTCAACGACTACGACGTGGTCGTCCTCGACCGCGACCTCCCGCTCGTGCACGGCGACGACGTCTGCCGCAAGATCGTCGAGCTCGGCATGCCCACGCGCGTGCTGATGCTGACCGCGTCCGGCGACGTCAGCGACCGTGTCGAGGGCCTCGAGATCGGCGCCGACGACTACCTCCCCAAGCCGTTCGCGTTCAGCGAGCTGACGGCACGCGTGCGTGCTCTCGGGCGTCGTACGAGTGTGCCGCTGCCGCCCGTCCTGGAGCGCGCAGGGATCAAGCTCGACCCCAACCGGCGCGAGGTCTTCCGCGACGGCAAGGAGGTCCAGCTCGCGCCCAAGGAGTTCGCCGTCCTGGAGGTGCTGCTGCGCAGCGAGGGCGCCGTCGTCTCCGCCGAACAGCTCCTGGAGAAGGCCTGGGACGAGAACACGGACCCCTTCACCAACGTCGTCCGCGTCACCGTCATGACCTTGCGCCGCAAGCTCGGGGAACCTCCGGTCATCGTCACCGTGCCCGGCTCCGGCTACCGGATCTGA